From Burkholderia pseudomultivorans, the proteins below share one genomic window:
- a CDS encoding sensor domain-containing diguanylate cyclase yields MKSHPLFAALRRHTASVVARVLSPRGVLVAGIVLLLFSWGLSASLLIEARRDAYEHAIENARNLMLLIERDIARNIELYDLSLQNVVDGIADPELMALPPRQRHRLLFDRAATGAYLGSIFVMDPHGNIVVDSGASPPRHGNYADRDYFTAHRDRRVQGLYISRPYASRLRGGALTIALSRRIDRPDGTFGGVVVGTLSLDYFRALLDGLAVGEHGSAAIVEENGMLVSRLPYDARVVGLDLHDSPLFIESRRSRDGVLLGIGAIDGVRRIYVYRQLAGLPLIVDVAPAETDVYASWRHRTISIVVLMSLFTGFIAWGSLLLSRELKRRQRAESKLYRLAHTDALTGLDNRGTFDTVLANEARRAARAGRPLSVLFVDVDHFKAFNDYYGHLAGDDVLRRVAQSASRCLRRDSDQIARYGGEEFVVTLPDTDAHGAATVAEAIRRAIAALDIEHAKSPHGRVTASIGTATAEDGRTAPATLLRLADDALYRAKSGGRNRVEDAERSAADA; encoded by the coding sequence ATGAAGTCACACCCACTGTTCGCCGCGCTGCGCCGCCATACCGCATCCGTCGTGGCCCGCGTCCTGTCGCCCCGCGGCGTGCTCGTGGCGGGCATCGTCCTGCTGCTGTTCAGCTGGGGCCTTTCCGCGTCGCTGCTGATCGAGGCGCGGCGCGACGCGTATGAGCACGCGATCGAAAATGCACGCAACCTGATGCTGCTGATCGAACGCGATATCGCGCGGAATATCGAGCTCTACGATTTGTCGCTGCAAAACGTCGTCGACGGCATTGCCGATCCCGAACTGATGGCATTGCCGCCGCGCCAGCGACATCGGCTGCTGTTCGACCGTGCCGCGACCGGCGCCTATCTCGGCTCGATTTTCGTCATGGATCCGCACGGCAATATCGTCGTCGATTCGGGCGCATCGCCGCCGCGACACGGCAATTACGCCGACCGCGACTATTTCACCGCCCATCGCGACCGGCGCGTGCAGGGCCTGTATATCAGCCGGCCGTATGCGTCCCGGCTGCGCGGCGGCGCGCTGACGATCGCGCTCAGCCGCCGCATCGACCGTCCGGACGGCACGTTCGGCGGCGTCGTGGTCGGCACGCTCAGCCTCGACTACTTCCGCGCGCTGCTCGACGGCCTCGCGGTCGGCGAGCACGGCTCCGCGGCGATCGTCGAGGAGAACGGCATGCTGGTGAGCCGCCTGCCGTACGACGCGCGCGTGGTCGGCCTCGACCTGCACGATTCGCCGCTGTTCATCGAATCGCGCCGCAGCCGCGACGGCGTGCTGCTCGGCATCGGCGCGATCGACGGCGTGCGGCGCATCTACGTCTACCGGCAGCTGGCCGGACTGCCGCTGATCGTCGACGTCGCGCCCGCCGAGACCGACGTCTATGCGTCGTGGCGCCATCGCACGATCTCGATCGTCGTGCTGATGAGCCTGTTTACGGGGTTCATCGCGTGGGGCTCGCTGCTGCTGTCGCGCGAGCTGAAGCGGCGGCAGCGCGCCGAATCGAAGCTGTACCGGCTCGCGCACACCGATGCGCTGACCGGCCTCGACAACCGCGGCACCTTCGACACGGTGCTCGCCAACGAGGCGCGGCGCGCGGCCCGCGCCGGCCGGCCGCTGTCGGTGCTGTTCGTCGACGTCGATCACTTCAAGGCGTTCAACGACTATTACGGCCACCTCGCCGGCGACGACGTGCTGCGCCGGGTCGCGCAAAGCGCATCGCGCTGCCTGCGCCGCGACAGCGACCAGATCGCGCGCTACGGCGGCGAGGAATTCGTCGTCACGCTGCCGGACACCGACGCGCACGGCGCGGCGACCGTCGCCGAAGCGATCCGGCGCGCGATCGCGGCGCTCGACATCGAGCACGCGAAGAGCCCGCACGGGCGCGTGACGGCCAGCATCGGCACCGCGACCGCCGAAGACGGGCGCACCGCGCCCGCGACGCTGCTGCGGCTCGCCGACGACGCGCTGTATCGCGCCAAGTCCGGCGGCCGCAACCGCGTGGAGGACGCCGAGCGGAGCGCGGCCGACGCATGA